From a region of the Phaseolus vulgaris cultivar G19833 chromosome 6, P. vulgaris v2.0, whole genome shotgun sequence genome:
- the LOC137832009 gene encoding dihydroceramide fatty acyl 2-hydroxylase FAH1-like: MVVQNFEVDLNKALVFQVGHLGEAYEEWVHQPIVCKEGPRFFENEILEFLTRTVWWAIPVIWLPVVCYFVYSSVLMGLSCPHLALMVVAGIFVWTFLEYSLHRFLFHIKTKTYWGNTLHYLLHGCHHKHPMDGLRLVFPPAATAILLMPFWNVVKLMATPSTAPALFGGGLLGYVMYDCTHYYLHHGQPKTEVPRNLKKYHLNHHFRIQDKGFGITSSLWDKVFGTLPPSKMDVKSM; encoded by the exons ATGGTTGTGCAGAACTTTGAAGTTGATTTGAACAAGGCCCTTGTTTTCCAG GTGGGACATCTTGGGGAAGCTTATGAAGAGTGGGTGCACCAGCCCATTGTTTGCAAGGAAGGCCCTCGTTTCTTTGAAAATGAAATTCTGGAG TTCTTGACGCGCACAGTCTGGTGGGCAATACCAGTCATTTGGCTGCCAGTTGTTTGCTACTTTGTGTATAGCTCAGTACTAATGGGTCTCAGTTGTCCTCATTTGGCTCTAATGGTGGTTGCTGGCATTTTTGTTTGGACATTCCTTGAATACTCATTGCACCGTTTTCTTTTTCACATCAAAACAAAGACCTACTG GGGAAATACCTTGCATTATCTACTCCATGGCTGCCACCATAAGCACCCCATGGATGGCTTGAGACTCGTTTTCCCCCCTGCTGCAACTGCTATATTATTGATGCCG TTCTGGAACGTAGTGAAGCTCATGGCAACCCCTTCAACAGCGCCTGCTTTATTTGGTGGCGGTTTATTGGGTTATGTAATGTATGATTGCACCCATTATTACTTGCACCATGGTCAGCCAAAGACTGAAGTACCCCGAAATCTCAAG AAATATCACTTGAATCATCACTTTCGGATCCAGGATAAAGGCTTTGGAATCACTTCATCACTATGGGATAAAGTTTTTGGAACACTTCCTCCGTCAAAAATGGATGTCAAAAGTATGTAA